The stretch of DNA ACTTTGTAGATCCCATTgggatgtgtttgaatgttaataggttgagatgtgtttgaatgtatgaaataagtttagatgagtttaacttttttatggaaagttgaaaaagtagtaggtcccatcaatgattgatttgagatgagttgagctcATTCCAACAAACAAACATGGCTAGTCTTCCAGTATTGAAATAAAACCTGGCGAAACCAATCAAGATTTAAATTGAAATACAAGATTTGTATTTGttcaattattataaaataaattagtctTTTTGGCAAATTACACAAGTTTGTGCAACACGGTGCAAGATTATGGTCAGAAAGATCGTGTGTCTACAATCGGTTCTTTGTTCCTAATTACCAGTTTTGTACATCATTGacattccatttttttctttatttgttgcGAAGAGGTTAGTTCATAGTTCTGTTACTAGTTAGTTTTTGACATTGGCAGAATGTATTAATGTAGGTGGTGAAGCCCTTTCTGGAGCCCAAAACTTACAATAAAGTCAAGTTTGTTTACTCTGATGACGTCAACACCAAGAACATAATGGAGGATTTATTTGATATGGACCAACTGGAGTCTGCATTTGGTGGAAATGGTGACGTGGGttttgatataaataaatactcaGAAAGGATGCGAGAGGATGACAAGAAGATGTCCTCTTTTTGGACTAGGGGAAATCCTCCCTTAGCATCCCCACAACCAGCTTTGACAAGTGCTCCAATAGATTCAATCAATTTAGGCTCAGATTCTGACGCTTCTGATGTTGAGAAAACAGACTGTTCCCCTTCTCAAGGGGTGGAATTGGAAGTTACATTCCCAGGTCAGCAAATGCCAGACACCGATGGTGGCAAAAGTGCCATCTGAAATGTATATATTAGAATGGAGACATAACAAAGTTTGAACTCCTTGGTTAAGGTATGGTGACTGAACCATATACCAAATGCCCTTTGCTGACCATTTGACATTTAAATTAGAAACCTGAAAAAGTTTCAGATTTATGTGGACTTATGTTAGCATTGTGAAGATTCCAAGGATTATTTTGCCTTGTAATGAAAAGCAAATGAATTCAAAACATCATTACAGGCAGATGTCTGTCTTTTTGCATTCTTTCCTGTCTCTGATTTAACCAAATCTCAGGCATCTTCCTTGAGAGGGAGAACTACCAATAGACCACAAGAGCACTTGCAACTACCTCCCTCACTGATAAAGGTAAGAAGTCAGTGTCTCCTTCAGTTTGGCAACAATGCTTGTTGCATGTTGTATGCTGTTCTTTACAATTGCTTTTCCTTATAGGTGACCTACCATTTGTACTATGAACCAGGACCATCTATGGGATGGGGTTCTTGACACTGGTTTTGATTAGGGATGATATCCGCAAAAATTAGATAATGGCATGTAGTGGtactgtaacacccccttcccaaaggctaggagtgtcacgtacttttcataaaaataaaatccggcaagagatctcaaattccataaatgaaatcagaaatttattttgtagaaaatgtataataaaaagtctttcaaaaatttaaatgaaataaactgaacaaaactcatgtcataaaagtatgttttattttagaaagtttgaACTAAAATTTAATACTCCTTCTATTCCTGGCCTACCTGctcatattcatcatcctcacctgggtggttaaaaacatgaaaacaaacaaaaataagtcgaagactcagcaagaaatccatcacaacgtaaacatactaaacacaaggttttcataaaaattttcatgctgagagtttaaattcatgactattcatactgatgcttgtactatgcatgactgttttaactaaattaactgactgatctgactgattaaTCTGACTGatttgatttatctgactggccaacacacttaaccctgtgtgcgaggttgtgcaccagccccatATCCCacggccgcaaggggagccgctgatagtattctggcatactatggtggaccacgactgagttcgtggcttgcacatccaccctgaaactgaactgcattggtaccatgcatctgaatgaccatcttattaactaatctgatcttatctttcacttggatttaagatggcttacgtatCTTATACACAtaagatgcatgacatactacatacataatcataatttctgaatttaaacatgatgcagaatgacaaaatagtatgctatgctagatggcatgtttgcatatgacatgagtggtgtataaataattggctggaaatgaactggcttgaatattaattatctataaactgaactgtgatAATCCTAAgcttgtgatcaaattacttacctcgctacgtttcttcttgaataacacttcgtaacttgagagagacctatatgaaataataattatcactaaatttatttggaaacacaaaagtactaatatcttacttaattaaattcacaatctaaaagatagtcaagtaaatcttttgtttaacatcataatcaataaatcctggcatttaaattacttagatactaatttataatttagtaaaatattcgagctattttaaaataattcataaaacttaaattcttaaaataggtttcatttcttataattaacataattaaacaataaataataatatcatttaaatattcttaacatgtttccttattaaaaattacaactttaataaatatattaaaatctactataataacATTACAGGTTCATTTCATACCATAGATTTAAAGATTTAAACATAAACGATTAAACACTTGCTATTTactatgaaatttatttgtaaaattaataataaatactatagTTTAAAATTCCTTAATATAacgtaataattttattaaagaaaatatgactaaatagacaaaggaaatattaactaaaatattaggctcaatagtatattttaataaaatatatttcaaattctttcaacactttcttaataaaaatgaacacttgactaatatatttatttaataaaattaaactcaacttgaaatattaaacttgacttcaaataaaatgatgtaataatattcaaaagaaacatatatttaAACTTAAGGTTGTAAATGTAATTATGCTTGAAACACTATGGAAAGGAATTAAAAAGGGCAATAAAGTAATCTCATTTAACACCTGCACTTAGTAAATTAAAACCTAAAACCAAGTAATATATGATGTAGAGAAACAGAGGCAACGGGAGAGGCGTCCGAGGCAGgggctcaccgagagagagaggttgacgTGTGGCGGTTCCGGGTGGCTGGCAGGGGTTGGCGACGCGACTGCTTTGTCTGGGCAGTGGTGTGAGACGCCGAGAGAGAGAACGTGAGTCGGAGAGAGGGTGCTCTGACACGTTGAAACactgtcgagagagagagaagggtggcGACGGTCGTGGGCTGTCGGAAAAGGAGTGGGTGTGACGGAAAAAAGATGGCCGGCAGTTTCTGTGTCGTCGGAGGGGTGGTTCGGCGTCCCTTGGGGTTGCTACCGTGGAAGAGAAGCAGAGGCTTCTTCACGTCCGTGGCTGCTGCGGCGTGCCTTGGCTGCTGAGGATGGTCCGCTGTCTTCTGAGGTGACTGGTGGTGGCGTCGGCGTGTTCTGAGCAGCGTGGAGTCGCCGCGGAGGAACGTGGGTGACGGTGGTGTTGCTGCAAAGGGGAGGAACAGCACTGGTGCTACGGTATTGCATGGCTGGGTAGTGTTTTCTCTTGCTCCGAACGTCACGGTGGCGGAAGTCTCTTCACAGTGGATGTGCACGGTCTGGACGGTGGAGTTGCTGTGGTGGTTTCGTCGTCGAGTCGTGGCCCTTCATGATTGCTGTTGCCGGTGCTCTGTTTGAGGAGTGTAAAACAGGGCTACGACGTGGGGAAGTTTTGACGAGTGCACGAGTTTTCCTTCTCTGTGGTGGTGGTTTGCGGCGCGATAGATTGTGggatttctctgttttttggtGAAGCAAAATAGAGTGTTAACGAATGGTGGCATCCTCGTGGTTCTGCGAAGTGAAAGAGTTTTGGCACAGGAGGAAGCTGCAGCTGTTTGGGTCCTCTTCATGCATGAGGGAAAAACgtgcatttatagagtttgattGGAGAAAACCTTAGATGAGAACAAGAGGATAACGTGCATGAGAGACGTGCATGGCATCAAACATGGAACGAGCCTGACGTGAAAAATGGATTCCTGGCTTTATGGGCTCAgggcccataaaaaaaaatattttacctaatccaataatataaatatttaatgatattatCTAACATAACAAGTCCAATAAAATTCGATATCtaccaaatatataaaataaaaaaaatcttaggcACGTAGTCTATAAAAAACTACTTAAATGCTCAATTGggcttataaaataattggcCCATTATCCTAATTTAGGCCCAATGACATTCTCATAAATTATCCTTAATAATATTGGATCGGGTCGTTACAGTTACATCCTATGAACCATCTCTGTGGTGGGAATAAGGTCCCCCATGCTTCTCAGGCAATTAACTTCTTGTTAGTTATCACCAAAGCCTAACTACATTAACTAAATAGGCTTATGGAGTAGGGTAGGGACCTTaagattattttgatttgaaattgaacTGCCGTTTCCTTTCCTAATCATTGCTACACACTAGATAAATCCTTTGTAATTAatacttcaaagaaaaaaaatcctttgtAATCAGTTTTGAACCCAAGTCCCTTAAACATGAAGGAAAGATCCACAGTGTGCTAGGTTTCTTCAGCCCTAACATCATAGAGAACATAATTCATAACTCACGATTTACTTTGGAGGATTTTTTTACTGGGCTAAGAACCTAGGGATGGAATAACActgcctcgtttggttatgcagtttagatgagatgagatgagatgagatgagatattttgttgaaagttgaataaaatattattagaatataattttttaatataatttttattttgagatttgaaaaagttaaattatttattatattttgtgtgggagcttgagaaattgtaatgatgagatgagatgattttgtatATCCAAACTAGGCCCTTGATGTTGTCTATCTAAGAAGGTGGACTGAACCATTAAGATTGATGctttccattttgttttttccgaTTCTGTTTGGTGTTGGTGGTGTTTCTGTATTTCCGACTTTATGTCAGTGTGGTTTTGTTGATGTTTTgttagttggttttttttttttttttttcataggaaaATAAAGTGAAATTGGCTATTAGACTTTTGCCCATAGCAATATTTGGTTCCTTTCTCCTCCGTGTTAGGAGGATGGGTGTGTTGTTCACTTCTCCTcttttggaggatggagttttgaTGCAAGGTGTGTTTTCCTTTGCTTTAATACAGAGAATGATACTCTTGTTGAGAGTTTTCATGAAGTTTAGACAATGTCCGTCGCAAAGTATTTGTGTACGGTATGCTTACAACATATGTTAGTTTGACTTGTAATTTTGAGTCACaaatgtaactttttttatagaatgaaatgaagtctatttcttataaatatatatatatataatatatatatatatggctaagAATTTGACTGAAAAAATGGACTTTGCTTGcttagattttcaaaaaaacacCGATTCTGTTTTGCACGAGGATGCAATTGCAGCATCGCATCTTGGGGCTAAGAATTTGACTGAAAAAATGGACTTTGCTTGcttagattttcaaaaaaaacaCCGATTCTGTTTTGCACGAGGATGCAATTGCAGCATCGCATCTTGGGGCAGTTTCTCTCTTCATTAATCTTCAACACAAAGAAACCCCTGGAAGGGCACATacataaaaaagagaaaaaaaaatgcactgaaagaaaaaactagTGGTTCCAAGATGAAATTCTTATTTCAGTTCTACTAAACATCAGGTttcaaagccaaaaaaaaaccatcagCTTCCTGAAGTTACATACTTCGTGCAACTAGCTCTTACAAAACGGTACCCATAACAATTCTTTCTTTATAATCTAGTAATGACACCAAATAGTAAGCCTTGAACGCCATTCATTGAAAATGTGCGTGTATTGAGATTATCTATACTTCGATGCATATTAATGcaacatctcatctaatttttgCCTGTACAGAGCTAATCTCTGCAATAACATTCAAGTGCAAATAAGTGTCAGTATTTTTCTCAGGTTAATTCTGGAGAATATAATTAAGtgaccaaaaaagaaaaacaaacaaataaatagcaGTTATTAgatggtttcatccttttagATGTTTTGGTGGATGTTACCCATAACCTCAAGTTCTTGTCAGAGCACTCTCAAAGACTATCATCTTATTCCAGTCATTCACAGTCTCCCGAACTGATAATTGGGTTAATCCAACAGCTGGACTTTTGGCAATGGctcattttgttttatgaaaatgatttccTGACACATGTGTTTAGTCAGTTGTTTCATTTAAGAAGCAGGTAAAGTCTAGCAAATAATTTTCTACACTTCAAACTGGCACCGATCTATTCTAGACTTAAAATTGtgggtttctttttcttgacTTTCCAGATGATCTAGCATGTGGTGTTATATACCAGAGGATGTCCGAGTTACATGTTTATTGAATCACTAGagaatttcttcttttcctgtttttgttttctagcTAAAtagggaaagaaaagaagtgagGATAATAGGTGAGCATGTTTCTCTCAGACTTACAAAAAGTTTCTTCAATAGGATAATAGGTGAGCATGCTTCACattctttaaattataagaatatttgCTCACGAAAGGGGAAGCCAGAGGACAGATATGGGAGATAACAGCAAACCTATGTCTGAAACAACGGTATCACAGCCTACGATCAAGGTTGGGAAACAGATGAAAGAAAGCCAAGGGTTATTGGTAATGATTTTTCATGGATATCTTCTGCAGGTTCGAATttccagaaaaaagaaaaaaagacccAAACCCATGGAGTTTATTACTTTAAGATCATTACCACTCACCCAATCctcaagaatatggagcatgAGCTATACAGAAACTACATATGTTTCAATGCAAAACAgatctttaaagaaaaagatgacAGAAGTTGCATACCCTAGTATAAGCATAAACTCCTGCCTCAGTAGGTGCAACGGGACTTCCCCTCCTTATAAATTTTCCCTCTTTGAAAATGTAAAGCATGGGAATTCCAGTTGATAGTTCTAAACTGATAACCTGCcaggaaggaaaaaagaaaagagggggagaacataattttgttatattgttgTAATAATAGGGTCTGCAAAGATGATGGAAAGCCAAATAGTAGAACTGTATATATCACCTCTTGGGAAGTTAATTCGTCGAGATGCATAATGATGGACCTCAACGAATTCCCATGGGCAGCAATCATTACATTCTTTCCAGATAGAAGCTGGGGTTCAATCTGCAGCACAAGAATGATATGTGATTACTTGAACCTACGATCCTTATCAGATTGAACTACATATGCAAGCACACAGTCGTGCATACTTGATCTTTGAAATAAGCTACAGCTCTTTCTGCACACATTTCCAAACTCTCGCCATTAGGAGGAGGAATATCGTAACTCCGACGCCATTCATGAACTTTTTCCTTCCCATATCTATCAGCCGTCTCCTGCTTGTTGAGACCCTGTAATTCTCCATACCTGAAAGGAAGAACAACTTATAGACGCAGAAAAGTCTAAAACAGAATAACATGAAAGAAAAGTAATCATTGAAGCAGAGGCAGAATAATTACATTCTTTCATTCAATTGCCAAGCTGCTATCACAGGAATGGATTGCTTTTTAGTGTCTTCACTGAAAACCTCACTCCAAGCCCTTGCCTGCTCACTCtcattatgaataataattggCACCTGCAGCAGGCTGACAGTTAACAGGCTGACGTATAAGAAGAGATTAGGCACAGAAACTCTGTCATCAAGAGGAACATATTACCCAACCTGAACAAACTGCAAGCAACAGAATTCAGCTTggtaatgcttttttttttcccaggaAGAGGGTGCATGTGCCTAGAAACAgattaaaaacaaactcatcCTACAATTTACTGGCTGGATGACCAGTAATCAAAGGCCCACTCAATTGTATGTGGAACCAGGTGCCAAGTATCGCTAGCTTATATTTAATTAACTTCCAAGATGTGATACTCATGAATGAAATTGTTGTCCTTGAAGTTTGCGCATCTAAAAGCTATTTTCCAAAGTTACCTTCCTACGACGGTGCTGGGTCATAGCAAGCATGGCAGTCATCTGTGCACGGATCAGTGCAGATGTATAGATCATGTCGACAGGTATATTGCTGATTCTTTTGCCAGCTTCAATTGCCTCTTCCACACCCTTCTTAGTTAGTGGCACGTCAACACAACCCGTGAACAAGTTTTTTTCATTCCATAATGACTCTCCATGCCGGATCAGAATCAAAGCAACTTCATCTGAATGAAAAACCAGAACAGGAGTAAGAAAATTCCATAAAAAGGGACTACTTCTGGATCCAAGTTATGGGGAACAGtctaaatgaaaattatttagtGCGCGACTTAAGGGGATTAAGATGATAATCACCTAATCAAGCGAGAACAATGTTTGATTCTTGACTACATTTTCTGATTATCATTAAAAGTCATAAGAAGTTTACTTGATTTCTTCTGAGAGTTACTGGTGTTGCTCTGTAGGGGGGTTGAAACTGGTTCAAACACTGAAGTTTGAGATGCTGAGGCTTGAACACGATCAAAGTTCCTATGGTCAGAGTAAATATATCCTCTTCTTGAAGGGACAATTTTGATCTTGAGATCCCTTGAAATGAATCTCAGTGAATTGTCCCCAACCTCATGATGAAGACTAGGGCTGTTAAGATATCCATAGGACTGAGTCCCAATAGCGCGGTGAGATACTGAAGCAGCcattctgaaaacaaaaaatcccaAGAAACGATGTAAGTATACAGATTTTATGAATGGGTTCCTTCCATTCGGAACATAACAAACCACAAGGTAGGCAGCACATACTTCAACCcaaccaaaaatacaaaaggaaTGGAATCatgtagaaatattttttaagctcAAGGAATAAAAGAGTATTGTAAcccaaaaaagagagagagagaggaaaagaagaatTGGCGACAAGGAAGTAAAAGGCAAAGTTTAAAAGCAGTGCTGCTGAGCATGCTCCTAATCACATCATTATGTTTTTTATGTATTCTAAAGCATCAGAACAAACAGAATAACTGTAAAATGATTTTGAAGGAGCGTCCACAATATTTAAACTCACAAACAGGAGGCAACATGCTCAGTAAGCATCTTTTACTTATTTGGAATCATAATCCTTAGATATGATAAACAAATAGAAAGTAAtctttcaggaaaaaaaaaaggcttataTCCATGACACCGGTAAGATAGATATtaccagatatatatatatatatatatatatatatatatataaataaacagatCTTAATCAAAAGATTCTGGATAACAACAAAAGTAAGGGTGGGAACAAGCAAATCCAACGCTCTCAAGCTTGAATCAGCGATCTACACACACGGGTTTTTCCAAGAAATCATTAATCAAAGAAGACCGAGCATCAAACACGAAACATTTCCCCATACAACGACATCATAGGTCAAAATCACAAACACAaagaacacccccccccccccccccccccccccccccccccccccccccccccccccccaaaaaaaaaaaaaaaaaaaagtgtggaaCGAATAACACGACCCAGAAACCAAAATgccaagaagaaagaaaagcaatatgAAACCCACAGAGTTTGATGGTACATAAAACGGGTACCAGAGTATGGCCTTGTTATGTAGGAAAAGCGAAGTAACCGAGGCAGAGAAAAGTGCAAATAAGCTGGAAGGGAAGAGTTTTCTAGGAGAAACTCAGGCGGAGAAAACGACGATGACGAAGTTACACATCCGTTTCAACAAAAATATTGAGAGGGACCGACAGTTTACCATATATAAAACAGCAGTACATACATCTGTGCGCATGTAGATGTCAAAGAGATC from Juglans microcarpa x Juglans regia isolate MS1-56 chromosome 3S, Jm3101_v1.0, whole genome shotgun sequence encodes:
- the LOC121257570 gene encoding 2,3-bisphosphoglycerate-dependent phosphoglycerate mutase 1-like isoform X2; protein product: MAASVSHRAIGTQSYGYLNSPSLHHEVGDNSLRFISRDLKIKIVPSRRGYIYSDHRNFDRVQASASQTSVFEPVSTPLQSNTSNSQKKSNEVALILIRHGESLWNEKNLFTGCVDVPLTKKGVEEAIEAGKRISNIPVDMIYTSALIRAQMTAMLAMTQHRRRKVPIIIHNESEQARAWSEVFSEDTKKQSIPVIAAWQLNERMYGELQGLNKQETADRYGKEKVHEWRRSYDIPPPNGESLEMCAERAVAYFKDQIEPQLLSGKNVMIAAHGNSLRSIIMHLDELTSQEVISLELSTGIPMLYIFKEGKFIRRGSPVAPTEAGVYAYTRGFLCVED
- the LOC121257570 gene encoding 2,3-bisphosphoglycerate-dependent phosphoglycerate mutase 1-like isoform X1, whose translation is MAASVSHRAIGTQSYGYLNSPSLHHEVGDNSLRFISRDLKIKIVPSRRGYIYSDHRNFDRVQASASQTSVFEPVSTPLQSNTSNSQKKSNEVALILIRHGESLWNEKNLFTGCVDVPLTKKGVEEAIEAGKRISNIPVDMIYTSALIRAQMTAMLAMTQHRRRKVPIIIHNESEQARAWSEVFSEDTKKQSIPVIAAWQLNERMYGELQGLNKQETADRYGKEKVHEWRRSYDIPPPNGESLEMCAERAVAYFKDQIEPQLLSGKNVMIAAHGNSLRSIIMHLDELTSQEVISLELSTGIPMLYIFKEGKFIRRGSPVAPTEAGVYAYTRRLALYRQKLDEMLH